From the Priestia koreensis genome, one window contains:
- a CDS encoding methyl-accepting chemotaxis protein, whose amino-acid sequence MKLLKYLSIRKKMTVLLIIASLALLMSSVITFTSLKKVIDNSEVMYNQRMKANDWINEIRYSIRASEGYSLEVMLSNDESQEAGLRDSIARLKSTSAVYIKKYAELPLSKKERAILISTQKTFEHYRIERTKALSLAFDGKNEEAYSYYANNVVPTRNAVYQSLDIIANSNKDKMEELNKKSKDDASKGIMILVISTLVALVLIISVGMVIVRTITKPLKEIQGLMAQAGQGDLTVRSTHKGKDELAKLTEDFNAMLTGLGSILITVHESAVSLTHTSEQLSEKSDHTRQAAVNLTENIEELEEGAITQRTSTNESARAMEEMAIGINRIAESASTVSESAVKVSKDAKSGNELVQNTIEQMVSLQHSVEETAGVVKRLGEQSAQISQIVDIITSIAEQTNLLSLNAAIEAARAGEHGRGFAVVADEVRKLAEESKRSAEQITTFIQRIQQDTEQAVKMMTKGSADTTAGMKAVSQTGESFKLIVEQVERVAEQIEEVSAISEEMAASSEEISASVVEMDTIADVSLSNASEIKSLTNAQLGSIDNISSSAVSLRQMAQDLKMITELFKF is encoded by the coding sequence ATGAAGTTACTTAAATACTTATCCATACGTAAAAAGATGACGGTACTATTAATCATTGCTTCACTAGCGCTTCTTATGAGCAGTGTCATTACGTTTACATCGTTGAAAAAGGTCATTGACAACTCAGAAGTAATGTACAATCAGCGAATGAAAGCAAACGACTGGATCAATGAAATACGGTACAGCATCCGAGCATCAGAAGGCTATTCACTAGAGGTGATGTTATCAAATGACGAATCGCAGGAGGCAGGTCTTCGAGATAGCATTGCTCGTTTGAAATCGACATCAGCCGTATACATAAAAAAATATGCTGAGCTGCCGCTTTCAAAAAAAGAGCGCGCGATACTTATAAGTACGCAAAAAACCTTTGAACACTATCGTATTGAACGAACAAAAGCACTATCACTAGCGTTTGATGGGAAAAATGAAGAAGCTTACAGCTATTATGCGAATAATGTTGTACCAACACGAAATGCCGTTTATCAATCACTTGATATCATTGCAAACAGCAACAAAGATAAAATGGAAGAACTCAATAAAAAGAGTAAAGATGATGCATCAAAGGGAATTATGATTTTGGTCATTTCCACTCTAGTTGCACTTGTATTAATTATCAGTGTAGGAATGGTAATTGTACGTACGATCACAAAGCCGCTAAAAGAAATTCAAGGACTTATGGCTCAGGCTGGACAAGGTGATCTCACGGTTCGAAGCACGCATAAAGGAAAAGACGAGCTTGCGAAATTAACAGAAGACTTTAACGCGATGCTGACGGGATTAGGTTCTATTTTAATTACGGTTCATGAGAGCGCCGTTAGCCTTACACATACGTCAGAACAGCTGTCTGAAAAGAGCGATCATACTAGACAAGCCGCTGTTAATTTAACTGAAAATATTGAAGAACTTGAAGAAGGCGCTATTACGCAGCGCACAAGCACAAATGAAAGTGCAAGAGCGATGGAAGAGATGGCAATTGGAATTAACCGCATTGCTGAGTCTGCTTCTACGGTGTCAGAGTCCGCTGTGAAAGTGTCAAAAGACGCGAAGAGTGGAAATGAGCTTGTGCAAAATACCATTGAACAAATGGTTTCTTTGCAACATTCCGTTGAAGAAACAGCAGGTGTGGTGAAGCGTCTAGGAGAGCAGTCTGCACAAATTAGCCAAATCGTCGACATTATTACGTCGATTGCCGAGCAAACGAATTTGCTGTCCTTGAATGCTGCAATTGAAGCAGCAAGAGCAGGTGAACATGGAAGAGGATTTGCAGTAGTAGCAGATGAAGTGAGAAAATTAGCAGAAGAATCCAAGCGCTCCGCTGAGCAAATTACCACCTTTATTCAGCGCATCCAGCAGGATACGGAACAAGCCGTTAAAATGATGACAAAAGGCTCTGCAGATACAACAGCGGGAATGAAAGCTGTGAGTCAGACGGGTGAATCGTTCAAACTGATCGTTGAACAAGTTGAACGTGTTGCCGAGCAAATTGAAGAAGTATCTGCTATTTCAGAAGAAATGGCTGCGAGTTCAGAAGAGATTTCGGCTTCAGTTGTAGAAATGGATACTATTGCAGACGTATCCTTGTCAAACGCTTCCGAGATCAAAAGTTTAACGAATGCGCAGCTTGGGTCAATTGATAATATTTCAAGCTCTGCTGTATCTCTTCGCCAAATGGCGCAGGATTTAAAGATGATTACAGAATTATTTAAGTTTTAA
- a CDS encoding MerR family transcriptional regulator, with product MQAYTMKEAAKKIKVPPRIIKQWEKELEGLLLIPRTKQGARFYTDAELLFLKELKELYSKKYSKEEIQAYVRKAKGIKEEVQTEKNEKAYTEPPSPSPIVNMDEVDVDTILESAAAEEVMQEEPSCEVVSSLHEEEMVGQETKRVEASVPTDIVQAELIQTVQNFKDVFEAFHSFKEELIQEVRNEIRNEVRNEILGDVRNEITKGTEQTYEMMETVGSFIAESSERTADEMKGISKKLIRSQESNFEEMSYMLENISETTEQKTEVLQKTVNEIHSSQEGQKEEMRSLLNKLTDASHKDLDEVKQLVQEMSELSDDQSQELKDLIDYISKSSEENSKEVRYILDRFSSSSTVAMNQVKFLVESMSKTQKQSETELHDLLDSIHEERIYYYEQMDKERKEFRQDIASRERMFNDFVQTFRQTAAATEKKSKWWKFW from the coding sequence ATGCAAGCATATACGATGAAAGAAGCAGCTAAAAAAATCAAGGTTCCCCCTCGTATCATCAAGCAATGGGAAAAGGAATTAGAAGGGCTTTTACTTATTCCCCGCACGAAACAAGGCGCGCGTTTTTATACAGATGCTGAACTATTATTTTTAAAAGAGTTGAAGGAACTTTATTCAAAGAAATATTCCAAAGAGGAAATTCAGGCATACGTCAGAAAAGCAAAGGGGATAAAAGAGGAGGTACAAACAGAAAAGAATGAGAAAGCTTATACAGAACCCCCTTCTCCTTCACCGATTGTGAATATGGACGAAGTGGACGTGGACACTATTTTAGAATCGGCAGCGGCTGAAGAAGTAATGCAGGAAGAACCGTCTTGTGAAGTCGTTTCATCACTTCATGAAGAAGAAATGGTCGGACAAGAAACAAAGCGAGTTGAAGCTTCGGTTCCAACAGACATCGTCCAAGCAGAACTCATTCAAACCGTTCAAAATTTTAAAGATGTATTTGAGGCTTTTCATTCATTTAAAGAAGAGCTCATTCAAGAAGTTCGAAACGAAATTCGTAACGAAGTTCGTAATGAAATTCTCGGTGACGTTCGCAATGAAATTACGAAAGGAACGGAACAAACCTATGAGATGATGGAAACGGTCGGAAGCTTTATTGCCGAATCATCCGAACGTACGGCCGACGAAATGAAAGGAATCTCCAAAAAGCTGATTCGCTCTCAGGAATCGAACTTTGAAGAAATGTCGTACATGCTTGAAAATATATCGGAAACAACGGAACAAAAAACAGAAGTTCTGCAAAAAACCGTCAATGAAATTCATTCTTCACAAGAAGGACAAAAAGAAGAAATGCGCTCCCTTCTCAATAAATTAACGGATGCTTCACATAAAGATTTGGATGAGGTAAAACAGCTTGTTCAAGAGATGAGTGAGTTGTCTGACGATCAATCGCAAGAACTCAAAGACTTGATTGACTACATTTCAAAATCAAGCGAAGAAAATTCAAAAGAAGTTCGCTACATTCTCGACCGTTTTTCTAGTTCCTCTACCGTGGCGATGAATCAGGTGAAATTTTTAGTGGAAAGCATGTCCAAAACACAAAAGCAGTCTGAAACAGAGCTTCACGATCTGTTAGACTCAATTCATGAAGAGCGAATTTATTATTACGAGCAAATGGATAAAGAACGTAAGGAATTTAGGCAAGACATTGCCTCTCGTGAAAGAATGTTTAATGACTTTGTTCAAACCTTCCGTCAAACGGCGGCTGCAACTGAAAAGAAATCGAAATGGTGGAAATTTTGGTAA
- a CDS encoding HAD family hydrolase has product MMTTKVMVFDLDGTLYEDTHHFEYFAKQLSKRLTNAHGFMNQYYEAVEEKHTLKVGTVYDRENDRILIQKEGRVLEAFQWDGTPLLPVEEYYPTPITFDFRTMQSIGDLWGVPIAIGRHFGLSSVEINEAFLETRRYMMSDEFVMSPVGGLADALEELAKTKKLVLMTNSPQVDSERIVEKLGLKGLFTYAIFEAKKPVKTEERLRTIASHFGVETAEMMSVGDNWINEINPARKLGCSTIFIDVHQIGDASSADVVVHQVSELVASLQSI; this is encoded by the coding sequence ATGATGACGACAAAAGTAATGGTGTTTGATTTAGATGGAACCTTGTATGAGGACACGCATCATTTTGAATATTTTGCTAAACAACTAAGCAAACGATTAACTAACGCCCATGGATTTATGAACCAATATTATGAGGCTGTAGAAGAGAAACATACGCTAAAAGTAGGTACGGTCTATGATCGCGAAAACGATCGCATTTTAATTCAAAAAGAGGGGCGTGTTCTAGAAGCTTTTCAGTGGGACGGGACGCCGCTATTACCTGTTGAAGAGTATTATCCAACGCCCATTACATTTGATTTTCGAACGATGCAGAGTATTGGCGATCTGTGGGGTGTTCCTATTGCGATTGGGAGACACTTTGGGCTTTCGTCTGTCGAAATTAACGAAGCTTTTTTAGAAACGAGACGCTATATGATGAGTGATGAATTCGTCATGTCGCCTGTAGGTGGTCTAGCTGATGCGCTAGAAGAATTAGCTAAAACGAAAAAGCTTGTGCTGATGACGAATAGCCCACAGGTAGATAGTGAGCGAATTGTGGAAAAGTTAGGACTTAAAGGGTTATTTACATACGCCATCTTTGAAGCGAAAAAGCCTGTTAAAACGGAAGAACGCCTTCGAACCATTGCATCACATTTCGGGGTGGAAACAGCAGAAATGATGAGTGTAGGAGATAACTGGATCAATGAAATCAATCCGGCGCGAAAGCTTGGATGCAGCACAATTTTTATTGATGTTCATCAAATTGGGGATGCAAGCAGTGCAGATGTGGTCGTGCATCAAGTATCAGAATTAGTAGCATCTTTGCAGTCGATATAA
- a CDS encoding YunG family protein: MNMQQQIKVYEILYQVWSKESSSKWTKENPANGQCGVTSLVVQDLFGGDIYKTNVKGSWHFYNMIEGKRYDFTASQFLELPLYEDQPSSRNEAFEDTNHEQYTYLKEQVMQFL; encoded by the coding sequence ATGAATATGCAACAACAGATTAAAGTATATGAAATTCTATATCAAGTATGGTCAAAGGAATCGAGCTCTAAATGGACGAAAGAAAATCCTGCTAACGGTCAATGTGGTGTGACATCCCTAGTAGTTCAAGATTTATTTGGCGGTGACATTTATAAAACAAATGTAAAGGGTAGCTGGCATTTTTATAACATGATTGAGGGAAAACGATATGATTTTACGGCTTCTCAATTTCTGGAGCTACCACTTTATGAGGATCAACCTTCTTCAAGAAATGAGGCATTCGAGGACACAAATCATGAGCAGTACACGTATTTGAAAGAGCAAGTCATGCAATTTTTATAG